In one Chlamydiales bacterium genomic region, the following are encoded:
- a CDS encoding glycosyltransferase, translating to MTYRILRICAAYPYINSFEEAYRQKKGHLLTYGEVLQSFQQEGLVIPGGWAKCMKELQWQAEDIIPDFTILQWHWAKEQGIALTPQEPFFSEQIFLKQVEHFKPDVIFFERGGILTISQALRRTLKDRFPFLCAVVGLWGDDLQVGWEWHGFNDLDILFGTYTSRVECIRQAGISSDLMPLCFDHNLACKMIAKQEKPIFDFVFAGTSGYRFDDHQERYEMLCALMQATPLHLWCSEKRFERDSKWVESVLAFLHFIGKRMDESTLQRIDKWISKSEKLSCTINHMIRIKKGLAPKDPLYWRKNKPLGNLFPSRVTPALFGTRYYQLLGQSKIVFNRHRDDKSEFGNIRMFEVTGMGSCLLTDRGWESRGLFELDQEIVAYSSVEECIEKANYLLENEPVRSRIAHAGHIRTLKEHTVFHRCEQLAHALTNYLKGNHVCF from the coding sequence GGCATTTACTTACCTATGGCGAGGTACTTCAATCTTTTCAGCAAGAGGGGCTTGTAATTCCTGGTGGTTGGGCTAAGTGCATGAAAGAGTTACAGTGGCAAGCAGAAGATATTATTCCAGATTTCACAATATTACAATGGCATTGGGCAAAAGAGCAGGGCATTGCCCTAACGCCTCAAGAGCCATTTTTTTCTGAGCAAATTTTTTTAAAACAAGTTGAACATTTTAAGCCGGACGTAATTTTTTTTGAAAGGGGAGGGATACTGACGATCTCACAGGCTCTGCGACGTACTTTAAAAGATCGTTTTCCTTTTTTATGTGCTGTTGTTGGACTATGGGGCGATGATTTGCAGGTCGGCTGGGAGTGGCATGGCTTTAATGATCTGGACATTTTGTTTGGAACTTATACTTCTCGTGTTGAGTGTATTCGACAAGCAGGTATATCAAGTGATTTAATGCCGCTTTGCTTCGATCATAACTTAGCTTGTAAGATGATCGCAAAACAGGAAAAACCTATTTTTGATTTTGTATTTGCAGGAACTTCTGGCTATCGTTTTGATGATCACCAAGAGCGCTATGAAATGCTCTGTGCTTTGATGCAAGCTACGCCATTGCATTTATGGTGCTCTGAAAAACGTTTTGAAAGGGATTCTAAATGGGTAGAAAGTGTGCTTGCTTTTTTGCATTTTATTGGAAAGAGGATGGATGAAAGTACATTACAGAGGATAGATAAGTGGATATCAAAATCTGAGAAATTATCGTGTACAATCAATCATATGATTAGAATTAAAAAGGGACTTGCTCCCAAAGATCCTTTGTATTGGCGAAAAAATAAGCCTCTTGGAAATTTATTCCCTTCAAGGGTAACTCCAGCTTTGTTTGGAACAAGATATTATCAATTGCTTGGGCAGTCGAAAATTGTTTTTAATCGACATCGAGATGATAAATCAGAATTTGGTAACATACGTATGTTTGAAGTAACGGGTATGGGCTCTTGTCTATTAACGGATAGAGGCTGGGAATCTAGGGGGTTATTTGAGCTGGATCAAGAGATTGTTGCCTATTCCTCAGTAGAAGAATGTATTGAAAAGGCAAATTATTTACTTGAAAACGAACCAGTACGTAGCAGGATTGCACATGCAGGTCACATACGAACACTAAAAGAGCACACCGTTTTTCATCGCTGCGAGCAACTTGCTCATGCCCTTACAAATTATTTAAAAGGGAATCATGTATGTTTTTAA